One Haloarchaeobius amylolyticus DNA window includes the following coding sequences:
- a CDS encoding homing endonuclease associated repeat-containing protein, with product MVSDREIDEIVASAEGDIDRDLLTETGAGGFFSSGYFSTKPLVQRFQPRERPNFVFENRKRGIDIEEGTRTENISPEDDFRAAIILTNQRILCVFGEQNRDRVVTISYDTIDKVEVSKGIRRDKIVVKAEGRTYHLYTRKSANSDAGSAYIRYRSERTAEMTTGAGGTVSTDAVAGVEDSTEGIAPSDSTESSSESMTDAHSDLAGNANAEDDSASSAESVHVEDEQNSSTDRTSSSSGSKASPFEDQQIEASSGGTEDSDITTESGVEETDGPDTETGVEETEGLEREPVGYAWSADDDLPPWKSNESGADRVAASSSLSNTDEGALDAAVDQLIDSMTEDSREASQSNDESTDEQHERQEGSNDSPKDTDSTADAASSTDVEDRSDSTETVEDDIEHEGETDELAESRGEENDETGLECEEDVEHDESGDGEDESSVAPGTITAPAVGDADSWTTETDPELPTIERVEVLDKEASGFVEAAVERFDNDGELPDHETGIRVHADLCRARRALTQDAGDVGTELDSALKVLETKLANNTDTLAHDGTRTWSSVDVTFVVHDQDNDPIESATIEVAERDVAEHATTDEDGRVEISVTANIDTFDITCHHPEYKSITGTVPVVRDDIVDIQLATDPLYSSATHTEDSDRPKDEGRPTTTDNGSEVGSDPGDRESSESDDSEPEDEPTREALLAELSRIDREWSQDIDRVLLHSVSDYHPKAFENTFGSLDAAIATAQDFNQWNTPEKNGETPSDADATAEESESVEDKLDRAIREAGLDEDGPDDPPADPEQSSPREWSSHQEDLLTELRRLDDEWSKDVDRRLLYTVGEYSPDEYETEFGGLEKALVAAGIDDGSEGEVPDSSTEEDDGSEGEANQVADDSDRESSHREALLTELRRLDDEWSRDVDRRLLYTVGEYSPAEYEAEFGSLDTALAAAGIDETLESEREDSMDTTSNSRASDSKGDDSGGNASGREDTGNLHRSGYTKAEVEAEIQRLTDKLGRVPKVSEMQEYGKMSPTPAYRHWGSWSNALEAAGVTGQDDVDIVDSSEIASDETGESHLSDPSLPPNELAELYDFFGHFESMVDEVADKLENEAGDTTDAWYDTVYDYWAGDGTSDAPSLGAQQSKRNDFSIAKYRETYGDGNRVQMFHHVETASFPESQCVKVDQMNVSFDSSTAHVPVAPVSGERLPVLVETQEELERALSLLDEFPSQPTADHEPSEGRDTHENIPPEGRVDSLEVSVKDYERNPGSRRDATVKVKMPDGGELDFQLWSKHDIDADWETGATYRIEQARHKVWNSSTGVGRSLSSTRDCIVTRIDGVTDTGNGDRATDKTNGEIRSSEDDEDSSLLDSIEDEFNW from the coding sequence ATGGTGAGTGACCGAGAGATCGACGAGATTGTCGCGAGTGCGGAGGGAGACATTGACCGCGATTTGTTGACTGAGACGGGGGCTGGCGGGTTTTTCAGTTCAGGTTACTTTTCAACGAAGCCCCTCGTCCAGAGGTTCCAGCCTCGGGAACGCCCGAACTTCGTTTTCGAGAACAGGAAGCGTGGAATTGACATTGAGGAAGGAACTCGTACAGAGAACATCTCTCCGGAGGACGACTTCCGGGCTGCTATCATTCTGACGAACCAGCGCATCCTTTGCGTGTTCGGGGAACAGAATCGAGACCGGGTCGTGACCATCTCGTACGACACAATCGACAAGGTGGAGGTGAGTAAGGGAATCCGTCGTGACAAAATCGTCGTGAAGGCCGAAGGGAGGACTTATCACCTGTACACGAGGAAGTCAGCGAATAGCGACGCTGGATCGGCCTACATTCGATATCGGAGCGAACGAACTGCGGAGATGACAACCGGAGCGGGGGGCACCGTGTCGACCGACGCAGTAGCCGGGGTGGAAGACTCCACAGAAGGTATCGCACCGAGTGACTCGACCGAGTCATCGTCGGAGTCGATGACGGACGCGCACAGCGATTTAGCTGGTAATGCGAACGCCGAGGATGATTCAGCGTCATCTGCGGAAAGTGTCCACGTCGAAGATGAACAGAATTCCTCTACTGACCGTACCTCATCGTCCAGTGGGTCGAAAGCCAGTCCATTCGAAGACCAGCAGATAGAGGCTTCTAGTGGTGGGACTGAGGATTCGGATATTACGACAGAGTCGGGTGTAGAGGAGACGGATGGCCCTGACACGGAGACGGGTGTGGAGGAAACGGAAGGTCTCGAACGTGAACCGGTTGGGTACGCGTGGTCGGCGGACGACGATTTGCCACCGTGGAAGTCCAACGAATCCGGAGCAGACCGAGTTGCTGCATCGTCGTCACTCTCGAACACAGACGAGGGAGCTCTCGATGCCGCTGTAGACCAACTCATCGACAGTATGACGGAGGACTCCCGTGAGGCGTCTCAGTCGAATGATGAATCCACCGACGAGCAACACGAGAGGCAAGAAGGTTCGAACGACTCGCCGAAAGATACAGATTCAACCGCTGACGCTGCCAGCAGCACTGACGTTGAAGACCGGTCTGACAGCACGGAGACTGTTGAAGACGATATCGAACACGAAGGCGAAACCGACGAGTTAGCAGAATCCAGGGGCGAGGAAAACGACGAAACGGGTCTTGAATGCGAGGAGGACGTTGAGCACGACGAATCCGGGGACGGTGAAGATGAGAGCTCCGTCGCTCCGGGCACGATTACGGCGCCGGCAGTCGGCGATGCCGATTCATGGACGACGGAGACTGACCCGGAATTACCCACAATCGAGCGAGTGGAAGTTCTGGACAAGGAGGCTTCGGGATTCGTGGAAGCCGCGGTCGAGCGTTTCGATAACGATGGAGAACTCCCCGACCATGAGACAGGGATTCGAGTCCACGCTGACCTATGCCGGGCACGCAGAGCACTTACACAGGATGCAGGCGATGTCGGTACCGAACTCGACTCGGCGCTCAAAGTACTCGAAACAAAGCTCGCAAATAATACGGACACGCTTGCACACGACGGCACTCGCACGTGGTCGAGCGTCGATGTCACGTTCGTCGTCCACGACCAGGACAACGATCCCATCGAATCGGCAACGATCGAGGTTGCAGAGCGAGATGTCGCCGAGCACGCTACCACCGACGAGGATGGGCGCGTCGAGATATCTGTGACTGCAAACATCGACACATTTGATATAACATGTCACCATCCGGAATATAAGTCGATAACTGGTACTGTCCCTGTCGTCCGAGACGACATCGTTGACATTCAGCTAGCCACCGATCCCTTGTACTCCAGTGCAACCCACACTGAAGACTCCGACAGACCGAAGGACGAAGGGCGGCCCACGACCACCGACAACGGTTCCGAGGTGGGGTCCGACCCGGGAGATAGAGAGTCCTCGGAATCCGACGACTCAGAACCGGAGGATGAACCGACGCGGGAGGCACTCCTCGCTGAACTATCGAGAATCGACCGTGAGTGGTCTCAAGATATCGACCGTGTTCTCCTTCATTCCGTAAGCGACTACCATCCCAAAGCCTTCGAGAACACGTTCGGGAGTCTCGATGCCGCAATCGCTACCGCCCAGGACTTCAACCAGTGGAACACCCCCGAGAAAAACGGAGAGACACCGAGCGACGCAGACGCGACAGCCGAGGAATCAGAGTCCGTTGAGGACAAACTGGACCGGGCCATCCGGGAGGCAGGACTCGATGAGGACGGCCCTGACGACCCACCTGCTGACCCTGAACAATCTAGCCCACGGGAGTGGTCGTCTCATCAGGAGGACTTGCTGACTGAACTCAGACGACTTGACGACGAGTGGTCGAAAGATGTCGACCGACGCCTCTTGTACACGGTCGGTGAGTACTCACCTGACGAGTACGAGACCGAGTTCGGAGGGCTAGAGAAAGCGTTGGTCGCTGCAGGTATCGACGATGGGTCCGAGGGCGAAGTACCAGATTCCAGTACTGAGGAGGATGATGGGTCCGAGGGCGAAGCAAATCAGGTTGCCGACGACTCCGACAGGGAGTCCTCTCACCGTGAAGCGCTTCTAACAGAGCTCAGACGACTCGACGACGAGTGGTCGAGAGATGTCGACCGACGCCTCTTATACACGGTCGGTGAATATTCGCCAGCCGAGTATGAGGCCGAGTTCGGGAGTCTAGACACAGCGCTCGCCGCTGCAGGGATTGACGAAACCCTGGAATCCGAACGTGAGGACTCCATGGACACCACTTCCAACTCCAGAGCCTCGGATTCAAAAGGCGACGATAGTGGTGGGAATGCAAGCGGGCGAGAAGATACTGGAAATCTGCACAGGTCGGGGTACACAAAAGCCGAAGTTGAAGCGGAGATTCAACGCTTGACAGACAAACTCGGACGCGTCCCTAAAGTGTCCGAGATGCAGGAGTACGGTAAGATGTCGCCGACGCCTGCGTATCGACACTGGGGAAGCTGGTCCAACGCGCTCGAAGCGGCTGGCGTCACCGGGCAGGACGACGTGGACATCGTTGATTCGAGTGAAATAGCCTCTGATGAGACTGGTGAGTCGCATCTGAGTGACCCGTCTCTGCCGCCGAACGAACTCGCGGAACTCTACGACTTTTTCGGCCACTTTGAATCGATGGTCGATGAAGTAGCAGACAAGCTTGAGAACGAAGCGGGTGATACAACCGATGCCTGGTACGACACCGTGTACGACTACTGGGCAGGCGACGGCACATCGGACGCCCCGTCACTGGGCGCCCAGCAGAGTAAACGAAACGACTTCTCAATCGCGAAGTACCGCGAAACCTACGGCGATGGAAACCGGGTTCAGATGTTCCACCACGTCGAAACCGCATCATTCCCTGAGTCTCAGTGCGTGAAGGTCGACCAAATGAACGTTTCCTTCGATAGTTCCACGGCCCACGTGCCCGTCGCGCCCGTTTCTGGCGAACGACTGCCGGTGCTCGTTGAAACGCAAGAAGAACTCGAACGTGCGCTGTCGCTCCTCGACGAGTTCCCCTCCCAGCCAACCGCTGACCATGAGCCCTCTGAGGGCCGCGATACACACGAAAATATTCCACCTGAGGGCCGGGTTGACTCGCTTGAAGTGTCGGTCAAAGACTATGAGCGCAACCCCGGTTCTCGACGAGACGCGACCGTGAAGGTCAAGATGCCGGATGGAGGCGAACTCGACTTCCAGCTTTGGTCAAAACACGACATCGATGCCGACTGGGAAACTGGAGCGACTTACAGAATCGAACAGGCACGTCACAAGGTCTGGAACTCCTCAACTGGAGTAGGCCGTTCGCTCAGCAGCACGCGCGACTGTATAGTGACACGGATTGATGGCGTGACCGACACTGGCAACGGAGATAGAGCGACCGACAAAACTAACGGTGAAATCAGGAGTAGTGAAGACGACGAGGATAGCAGTCTTCTGGACAGCATCGAAGACGAATTCAACTGGTAA
- a CDS encoding DEAD/DEAH box helicase family protein, protein MSHLSPPEWVETRPYQQRAIKKWLGANGRGILHMATGTGKTVTALLAASNVARHVDGKFVLVVAVPYQHLVNQWAADLRNFGATPILAYQSRKNWQPRLERELLEFNNGVRELSVVVTTHRTLSKPAARKTLRRATGGMMLIADEVHHLGAAYTQNALMEEFSLRLGLSATPERWYDDEGTEALEEYFGGTVFDYGLGKAIESGALCEYYYVPHIVELEEDEMTVYMELTEKIGRLIARQGNEGDLDLSDNQSLQTVLFKRARLIGTAREKLELLVDLFEEENDPRHSLVYCSDGSTGVEDDGTRHVDATTERLRSDCGLCVERFTAREKQSKREQLLAAFESGDIDVLTSIRCLDEGVDVPATRTAYLLSSTSNPRQYVQRRGRILRKHEDKPYAVIHDFITIPDTTRHPEVLSDDRYNAERTLIRKELGRVSTFADSARNHPDADIDGVPTTSRSLQEVRRRYDLLAT, encoded by the coding sequence ATGAGTCACCTATCTCCCCCCGAATGGGTCGAGACACGGCCGTATCAACAGCGAGCCATCAAGAAATGGCTTGGAGCTAATGGACGGGGTATTCTTCACATGGCGACCGGCACCGGGAAGACGGTGACTGCGTTACTTGCGGCCTCGAACGTCGCTCGCCACGTCGATGGGAAGTTCGTTCTCGTCGTGGCCGTTCCGTACCAGCATCTGGTCAATCAGTGGGCTGCCGATCTGCGCAACTTCGGTGCAACACCGATTCTGGCGTACCAATCCCGAAAGAACTGGCAACCACGGTTAGAGCGGGAACTCCTCGAGTTCAACAACGGTGTCCGTGAGCTCTCCGTTGTGGTCACAACGCACCGGACGCTCTCGAAGCCAGCGGCAAGAAAAACGCTTCGACGGGCCACTGGGGGGATGATGCTAATCGCGGACGAAGTCCACCATCTCGGCGCGGCCTACACACAGAACGCTCTTATGGAGGAGTTCTCGCTCCGACTCGGACTGTCTGCAACGCCCGAACGCTGGTACGACGACGAAGGAACGGAGGCGTTAGAGGAGTACTTCGGCGGCACCGTCTTCGACTACGGGCTCGGGAAAGCAATCGAATCCGGTGCACTGTGTGAGTACTACTACGTCCCCCATATCGTCGAACTAGAGGAGGACGAGATGACTGTCTACATGGAATTGACGGAGAAAATCGGGCGGCTCATCGCTCGACAAGGGAATGAGGGAGATCTCGACCTTAGTGACAATCAATCACTCCAGACCGTGCTGTTCAAACGAGCTCGACTTATCGGGACCGCCCGCGAGAAACTTGAGTTGCTCGTAGACCTATTCGAGGAGGAGAACGACCCTCGGCACTCGCTCGTCTACTGTAGCGACGGGTCCACAGGGGTTGAGGACGACGGAACGCGACACGTGGACGCTACAACTGAACGCCTACGGTCGGACTGCGGCCTGTGCGTCGAACGGTTCACAGCCAGGGAAAAGCAATCGAAACGCGAGCAATTGCTTGCGGCCTTCGAATCAGGTGACATCGATGTACTAACCTCCATACGGTGCCTCGACGAGGGGGTTGATGTCCCAGCGACCCGGACAGCATACTTGCTCTCAAGTACATCGAATCCTCGCCAGTACGTCCAGCGCCGTGGACGCATCCTCCGAAAGCACGAAGACAAGCCGTACGCAGTCATCCACGACTTCATCACCATCCCGGATACGACACGCCATCCAGAGGTCCTATCAGACGACAGGTATAACGCCGAACGTACACTTATCCGGAAGGAACTGGGACGGGTTTCGACATTCGCTGACTCGGCCCGCAACCACCCCGACGCAGACATCGACGGTGTTCCAACAACGAGTCGGTCGCTTCAGGAGGTCCGGCGTCGATACGACCTTCTCGCCACGTGA
- a CDS encoding AAA family ATPase: MELHRLSLENFRQFRDESIEFAREANEGVTVIHGSNGAGKTTLLNAFTWLFYNDVDFDTRPDRLVTEGAIAEAGVGDRLTVSVVLEFEHDNVSYVAERQAVYEKQSATDFDGEMVDMDLTVKSKDGETWNERGNPRNTLDQIIPERLSSLFFFDGEDIEELAGIDNQDRIQESIQNIMGLTILERATRHLDTVSGRFEDEVEEYASDELAGLIEKKRKLEGELEALEREHKDKKRARERIKTEIRDIDQKLERLDESAALQERREEYETQRQALKEQVEDINEAIRNEVDGKGFVPLAMPLLEDTAEQLDEMRKDGVIPSDLSNSYIDSLLEAEQCICGRSLESGTKHRRQIESMKGEGVADGVEQSAIRIIGHLNQIEELESEFFENVDDFIAERKELHDEIIEKEELIDEVSSELQDMDQTTESGESIKDLEKMRESKQQERDQLANELGRVEERIEQKEEAIAELEERIDAQRDEQEEALIAKRRQRAAELVSDELDEAFAGLKNKVRELSNSKINETFGSIASKDMTAEVTEDFKLKIWQDVGGERIEVDKSTGERQIASLAFVGSLVDIARQRYESDADSEYFTGGIYPLVMDSPFGALDKSHRRQVSRVIPKLANQVVVFATDSQWEGPVEDEMKTRVGQQYWLDFDEGNGTGEYPQTRIRSERVTAGGTRS, encoded by the coding sequence ATGGAACTCCATCGGCTTTCGCTCGAGAATTTCCGGCAGTTTCGTGACGAGTCTATCGAGTTCGCTCGGGAAGCCAACGAGGGTGTAACTGTGATTCATGGCTCGAACGGTGCCGGTAAGACGACGCTCTTGAACGCGTTTACATGGCTCTTCTACAACGATGTCGATTTCGACACTCGCCCAGACAGGCTCGTGACAGAAGGCGCGATAGCCGAGGCAGGAGTTGGGGACCGACTAACCGTGTCTGTGGTTCTTGAGTTCGAGCATGACAACGTGTCCTATGTTGCGGAACGTCAAGCCGTCTACGAAAAGCAGTCAGCTACCGACTTCGACGGGGAGATGGTCGACATGGACCTGACGGTCAAGTCGAAAGACGGCGAGACGTGGAATGAACGTGGAAATCCAAGAAATACCCTCGATCAGATTATTCCAGAACGGCTGAGTAGCCTCTTTTTCTTTGATGGTGAAGATATCGAAGAGCTTGCTGGTATTGACAACCAGGACCGCATCCAGGAATCCATCCAGAATATCATGGGGCTCACCATCCTCGAACGAGCGACACGACACTTGGACACAGTCAGTGGTCGCTTCGAGGACGAAGTCGAAGAGTACGCCAGCGACGAACTCGCGGGACTAATTGAAAAGAAACGGAAGCTTGAGGGGGAATTAGAAGCACTCGAACGAGAACACAAGGATAAGAAGCGGGCGAGGGAACGAATCAAGACCGAGATTCGGGACATTGACCAGAAGCTCGAACGTCTTGACGAGAGTGCCGCATTACAGGAACGACGGGAGGAATATGAGACCCAGCGGCAGGCATTGAAGGAGCAAGTTGAGGACATCAACGAGGCCATTCGAAACGAAGTTGATGGTAAGGGGTTCGTTCCGCTAGCCATGCCGTTGTTGGAGGATACAGCTGAGCAACTTGACGAGATGCGGAAGGATGGAGTGATACCCTCCGATCTGAGCAACTCTTACATCGATTCACTACTGGAAGCCGAGCAGTGCATCTGTGGACGGTCTCTGGAATCGGGGACGAAACATCGCCGTCAAATTGAATCGATGAAGGGTGAGGGAGTCGCTGACGGTGTCGAGCAAAGCGCTATTCGGATCATTGGCCACCTCAACCAAATCGAAGAGTTAGAGTCAGAGTTCTTCGAAAACGTAGACGACTTCATCGCAGAACGGAAGGAACTTCATGATGAAATTATCGAGAAGGAAGAACTCATAGACGAAGTGAGTTCGGAGCTTCAGGACATGGACCAAACGACAGAATCCGGCGAGTCCATTAAAGACCTGGAGAAAATGCGCGAATCGAAACAACAGGAACGGGATCAGTTGGCGAATGAACTTGGACGGGTTGAAGAACGGATTGAACAAAAAGAGGAAGCCATCGCAGAATTGGAAGAAAGGATTGACGCACAGCGTGACGAACAGGAAGAGGCGCTTATTGCGAAGCGACGGCAACGAGCGGCTGAATTGGTCAGCGACGAACTGGATGAGGCGTTCGCCGGCCTGAAGAACAAAGTCCGAGAACTCTCGAACTCAAAAATAAATGAAACCTTTGGGTCGATAGCTAGCAAGGACATGACGGCGGAAGTCACCGAAGATTTCAAACTGAAGATATGGCAAGATGTCGGTGGGGAACGCATTGAGGTCGACAAGTCTACCGGCGAACGCCAAATTGCGAGCCTTGCTTTCGTCGGGAGTCTCGTGGACATTGCTCGCCAGCGCTACGAGTCTGATGCCGACTCTGAGTATTTCACCGGTGGTATTTACCCCCTAGTCATGGATTCACCGTTCGGTGCACTCGACAAATCGCACCGCCGTCAGGTGAGTCGGGTTATCCCGAAGCTGGCCAATCAGGTCGTCGTTTTCGCGACAGACTCCCAATGGGAGGGGCCTGTCGAAGATGAGATGAAGACGAGAGTGGGTCAACAATACTGGTTGGACTTCGACGAAGGGAACGGCACCGGAGAATACCCGCAGACGCGGATTCGTTCGGAGCGTGTCACTGCAGGAGGTACCCGTTCATGA